In one Siniperca chuatsi isolate FFG_IHB_CAS linkage group LG14, ASM2008510v1, whole genome shotgun sequence genomic region, the following are encoded:
- the mrps17 gene encoding 28S ribosomal protein S17, mitochondrial, whose product MSVKHASVHAKWIIGRVIGTKMYKTAKVRVTRLVLDPYLLKYYNKRKTYFAHDPLRQCTVGDIVLLKALPEARSKHVKHELSEIVYKVGRVVDPLTGKRVAGTEFVEPLTDLPLSAEEDTTLLEKLQELNISAASSGADSPPAQTPTS is encoded by the exons ATGTCGGTCAAGCACGCATCAGTCCATGCGAAATGGATCATCGGCAGAGTAATAGGCACCAAGATGTACAAAACTGCCAAAGTGAGAGTCACAAGGCTGGTGCTGGACCCTTACCTGCTCAAG TACTACAACAAGAGGAAGACCTACTTTGCCCATGATCCCTTGCGACAGTGCACTGTGGGAGATATCGTCCTTCTCAAGGCTCTGCCTGAGGCCAGGTCCAAACATGTGAAGCATGAACTGTCTGAGATAGTATATAAAGTCGGTCGGGTGGTCGACCCACTGACAGGAAAGCGCGTTGCAGGAACTGAGTTTGTGGAGCCTCTGACTGACCTTCCACTCAGCGCGGAAGAGGACACAACCTTATTGGAAAAACTGCAGGAGCTCAACATCTCTGCCGCCTCCAGTGGAGCCGATTCCCCACCAGCACAAACTCCCACTTCATGA